A window of the Drosophila gunungcola strain Sukarami chromosome X unlocalized genomic scaffold, Dgunungcola_SK_2 000043F, whole genome shotgun sequence genome harbors these coding sequences:
- the LOC128260862 gene encoding uncharacterized protein LOC128260862 has protein sequence MAPVLRKKILKRPTPGRGTRNVYENCLASDSSTFTVRGDVRFPSENANREENIPRSSSQQKENSYYGLTMAEINEMSNIGVSVRNKPFANFLQDYSMTHGIKLNDSMGAASASWGQMTAVQKRAFQAKNYSLKLFSSVKNRSVIMNALGASVKGSKKMTKEKGAKKVPKKLRKPLKRLKAKAKKPEVQNKSTSASLPEEPFELPESSNSLEPMQQANDGQIQNSTIQDSTVQVSTIQVSTIQVSTIQDSTIQNPTAQDSTDVQSSDSTENKRGFIGFVKGFFN, from the coding sequence ATGGCGCCTGTTTTGAGAAAGAAGATTTTGAAGCGACCAACGCCAGGTCGAGGCACTCGAAATGTGTACGAGAACTGTTTGGCTTCGGATTCGTCGACTTTTACCGTCCGGGGTGACGTTCGTTTTCCCTCGGAGAATGCTAATCGGGAAGAAAATATTCCAAGATCGAGTTCACAGCAAAAGGAAAATTCATATTATGGGCTAACTATGGCCGAAATAAACGAAATGTCCAATATCGGCGTGTCGGTAAGGAACAAACCATTTGCCAACTTTCTACAGGACTATTCCATGACTCACGGCATCAAGCTCAATGATAGTATGGGGGCAGCATCTGCCAGTTGGGGCCAAATGACAGCGGTGCAAAAGAGAGCCTTTCAAGCCAAAAACTATTCCCTGAAGCTATTTTCCTCCGTGAAGAATCGTAGCGTGATTATGAATGCGCTTGGAGCAAGCGTTAAGGGGTCCAAAAAAATGACCAAGGAGAAAGGCGCTAAGAAAGTTCCGAAGAAGCTAAGAAAGCCGTTGAAGCGGTTAAAAGCAAAGGCCAAAAAGCCGGAAGTTCAGAATAAATCAACTTCTGCAAGTCTTCCCGAGGAACCCTTCGAACTTCCTGAAAGTAGCAATTCTTTGGAGCCAATGCAGCAGGCTAACGATGGTCAGATCCAGAATTCGACGATCCAGGATTCGACGGTCCAGGTTTCGACAATTCAGGTTTCGACGATTCAGGTTTCGACGATCCAGGATTCGACTATCCAGAATCCGACCGCCCAGGACTCGACGGATGTGCAGAGCTCGGATTCAACTGAAAACAAGCGCGGTTTCATAGGCTTCGTAAagggtttttttaattaa
- the LOC128260917 gene encoding alkaline phosphatase, tissue-nonspecific isozyme, with protein MLSQAKRVPILPILLILLLIPTSCIPVQTESVEEEQWSSFWLHQAQDQLRERLARSRDSITDGRRARNVVMFLGDGLSIATMTAARILKGQRSGGRGEEAQLAVERFPFAGLSKTYCLDEQTPDSACTATAYLGGVKTRSGTVGQSAGGEQVDSILQWAQRGGKATGVVTTTRLTDASPAGAYAHVRRRGEELEIARQLVEEQPGRTMNVILGGGLGKFADERSDGKDLLSQWRQSHPNGCFSRSLAELRNCSSGTGDLLGLFSDNHMAYHLAASREQPRLCEMAAVAIERLEHKSREAGNGGYFLFIEGGRIDHGHHETRAGYALDEMLELDAAVEAVAKMTDARETLLVVTADHAHTLSMAGYARRGTPILGMDEQQRDVNGVPYSTLNYAIGKWQSLDKEGRRESPARTLSPTSYTPSYIHGRKGVHSGEDVAVFAMGPQAHLFGGVMEQNLLPHLMGYAACLGSGITLCNHDQDTDADTDADTDADGVGDQLKVT; from the exons ATGTTGTCCCAAGCCAAGCGAGTGCCGATCCTGCCGATCCTGCTGATCCTGCTCCTGATCCCAACCTCGTGCATCCCCGTACAAACAGAGTCCGTGGAGGAGGAGCAGTGGTCCTCCTTCTGGCTGCATCAGGCGCAGGATCAGTTGCGCGAACGTCTGGCCAGGAGCAGGGACTCCATCACCGATGGCCGGCGGGCCAGGAATGTGGTGATGTTCCTGGGCGACGGCCTGTCCATTGCCACCATGACGGCCGCTCGCATCCTGAAGGGCCAGCGGAGCGGCGGACGCGGCGAGGAGGCCCAACTGGCCGTGGAGCGCTTTCCCTTCGCCGGACTGAGCAAGACCTACTGCCTGGATGAGCAGACGCCGGACTCGGCCTGCACGGCCACCGCGTATTTGGGTGGCGTGAAGACGCGCAGCGGAACAGTGGGCCAGAGTGCCGGTGGCGAGCAGGTGGACTCCATCCTCCAGTGGGCCCAGCGTGGGGGCAAGGCCACCGGTGTGGTGACCACCACCCGGCTGACCGATGCCAGTCCCGCCGGCGCCTACGCCCATGTTCGGAGGCGTGGCGAGGAGCTGGAGATCGCCCGCCAGCTGGTGGAGGAGCAACCAGGTCGCACCATGAACGTCATCCTGGGCGGTGGTCTGGGTAAATTCGCCGATGAGCGAAGCGATGGCAAGGATCTGCTCTCCCAGTGGCGCCAATCCCACCCAAATGGCTGCTTCTCCAGATCCCTGGCCGAGTTGAGGAACTGCAGCAGTGGAACTGGCGACCTGCTGGGCCTCTTCAGTGACAACCACATGGCCTATCACCTGGCCGCCAGTAGGGAGCAGCCGCGCCTCTGCGAAATGGCAGCGGTGGCCATTGAGAGGCTGGAGCATAAGTCACGGGAGGCGGGAAACGGTGGCTACTTTCTGTTCATCGAGGGCGGCCGGATCGATCATGGACACCACGAAACGAGGGCGGGCTACGCCCTGGACGAGATGCTGGAGCTGGATGCGGCAGTGGAGGCGGTGGCCAAGATGACCGATGCCCGGGAAACCCTGCTGGTGGTCACCGCCGATCATGCGCACACCCTCAGCATGGCCGGCTATGCGAGAAGGGGCACCCCCATCCTGGGAATGGACGAGCAGCAGCGCGATGTGAACGGAGTGCCCTACAGCACCCTGAACTACGCCATCGGCAAGTGGCAGAGTCTGGACAAGGAGGGCCGAAGGGAGAGTCCCGCCAGGACGCTGAGTCCAA CCTCCTACACTCCCAGTTATATTCACGGACGCAAGGGTGTGCATTCTGGCGAGGATGTGGCCGTTTTTGCGATGGGACCGCAGGCGCATCTGTTCGGTGGCGTCATGGAGCAGAATCTGTTGCCCCATCTGATGGGCTATGCCGCCTGTCTGGGCAGTGGTATCACCCTCTGCAACCACGACCAGGATACGGATGCTGATACGGATGCGGATACGGATGCGGATGGTGTTGGTGACCAGCTTAAGGTCACCTAA
- the LOC128260861 gene encoding dorsal-ventral patterning protein Sog, whose amino-acid sequence MYCIKCECVAIPKKRRIVARVQCRNIKNECPPAKCDDPISLPGKCCKTCPGDRNDTDVALDVPVPSEEEERNMKHYAALLTGRTSYFLKGEEMKSMYTTYNPQNVVATARFLFHKKNLYYSFYTSARIGRPRAIQFVDDAGVILEEHQLETTLAGTLSVYQNATGKICGVWRRVPRDYKRILRDDRLHVVLLWGNKQQAELALAGKVAKYTALQTELFSALLEAPQTQTLADGKTDTQLAGAGGTAIVSTSSGAASSMHLTLVFNGVFGAEEYADAALSVRIELPERKEVIFDEIPRVRKPSAEINVLELSSPISIQNLRLMSRGKLLLTVESKKYPHLRIQGHIVTRASCEIFQTLLAPHSSESATKSSGLAWVYLNTDGSLAYNIETEHVNTRDRPNISLIEEQGKRKAKLEDLTPSFNFNQAIGSVEKLGPKVLESLYGGELGVNVATEHESSLIRGRLVPRPVADARDSAEPILLKRQEHAEPHAVGMAWMSIDNECNLHYEVTLNGVPAQDLQLYLEEKPIEAIGAPVTRKLLEEFNGSYLEGFFLSMPSAELIKLEMSVCYLEVHSKHSHQLLLRGKLKSTKVPGHCFPVYTDNNVPVPGDHNDNHLTNGETKCFHSGRFYNESEQWRSAQDACQMCACLRGQSSCEVIKCPALKCKATEQLLQREGECCPSCVPKKEAATEWSTSAATNASDLLQQRRGCRLGEQFHPAGASWHPFLPPNGFDTCTTCSCDPLTLEIRCPRLVCPPLQCSEKLAYRPDKKACCKVCPEGKQSSSGAHKATPNNPNVLQDQAMQRSPSHSAEEVLANGGCKVVNKVYENGQEWHPILMSHGEQKCIKCRCKDSKVNCDRKRCSRSTCQQQARVTSKRRLFEKPDAVAPAIDECCSTQCRRTRRHHKRQPHHQQRSSS is encoded by the exons ATGTACTGCATCAAGTGTGAATGCGTGGCG ataccCAAGAAGCGACGCATCGTTGCACGCGTCCAGTGTCGCAATATTAAGAACGAGTGTCCGCCGGCCAAATGCGATGATCCCATCTCGCTGCCCGGAAAATGCTGCAAGACCTGTCCCGGCGATCGGAACG ATACGGATGTGGCCTTGGATGTGCCAGTGCCCAGCGAAGAGGAAGAGCGCAACATGAAAC ATTACGCTGCGCTGCTGACGGGCCGCACTTCCTATTTCCTCAAGGGCGAGGAGATGAAGTCCATGTACACCACCTACAATCCGCAGAACGTGGTGGCCACCGCCCGCTTTCTGTTCCACAAGAAGAACCTCTACTACTCGTTCTACACCTCAGCGCGCATTGGTCGTCCGCGGGCCATTCAGTTTGTGGACGATGCCGGTGTCATACTCGAGGAGCACCAGCTGGAGACCACATTGGCGGGCACGCTGAGTGTCTACCAGAATGCCACCGGCAAGATCTGCGGCGTGTGGCGTCGTGTGCCGCGTGACTACAAGCGCATCCTGCGCGACGACCGTCTGCATGTGGTCCTGCTGTGGGGCAACAAGCAGCAGGCCGAGCTGGCCCTGGCCGGCAAGGTGGCCAAGTACACGGCCCTGCAGACGGAGCTGTTCAGTGCGCTGCTGGAGGCGCCTCAGACGCAGACGCTGGCAGATGGCAAGACGGACACCCAGTTGGCCGGAGCCGGCGGCACGGCCATTGTGTCCACCAGCAGTGGAGCGGCCTCGTCCATGCACCTCACCCTGGTCTTCAATGGCGTCTTCGGGGCCGAAGAGTATGCCGATGCCGCCCTGAGTGTGAGGATCGAGCTGCCCGAGCGCAAGGAGGTGATCTTCGATGAGATTCCGCGAGTGCGCAAGCCCTCCGCCGAGATCAATGTGCTGGAGCTGTCCTCGCCCATCTCCATACAGAACCTGCGACTGATGTCGCGCGGCAAACTGCTGCTGACGGTGGAGTCCAAGAAGTATCCGCATCTGCGCATCCAGGGACACATTGTGACGCGGGCCAGCTGCGAGATCTTCCAGACCCTGCTGGCGCCGCACAGTTCGGAGTCGGCCACCAAGAGCAGCGGCCTGGCCTGGGTGTACCTCAACACCGACGGCTCGCTGGCCTACAACATCGAGACGGAGCACGTGAACACCCGCGACAGGCCGAACATCAGCCTGATCGAGGAGCAGGGCAAGCGCAAGGCCAAGCTGGAGGACCTCACGCCCAGTTTCAACTTCAACCAGGCCATCGGCAGTGTGGAGAAGCTGGGGCCCAAGGTCCTGGAGTCCCTGTACGGCGGCGAGCTGGGCGTCAATGTGGCCACCGAGCACGAGAGCAGCCTGATCCGGGGCCGTCTGGTGCCACGACCCGTGGCCGATGCCCGCGACTCGGCGGAACCCATCCTGCTGAAGCGACAGGAGCATGCCGAGCCCCATGCCGTGGGCATGGCCTGGATGTCCATCGACAACGAGTGCAACCTGCACTACGAGGTGACCCTCAACGGAGTGCCCGCCCAGGATCTGCAGCTGTACCTCGAGGAGAAGCCCATCGAGGCGATTGGAGCGCCGGTGACGCGGAAGTTGCTGGAGGAGTTCAACGGCTCCTATTTGGAGGGTTTCTTCCTCAGCATGCCCTCGGCGGAGCTGATCAAGCTGGAGATGAGTGTGTGCTATCTGGAGGTGCACTCCAAGCACTCCCATCAGCTGCTCCTGCGCGGCAAGCTGAAGAGCACCAAGGTGCCGGGCCACTGTTTCCCCGTCTACACGGACAACAATGTGCCCGTGCCGGGCGACCACAATGACAACCATTTGACCAATGGCGAGACCAAGTGCTTCCATTCCGGCCGCTTCTACAACGAGTCGGAGCAGTGGCGCAGTGCCCAGGATGCCTGCCAGATGTGTGCCTGCCTCAGGGGTCAGTCCAGCTGCGAGGTGATCAAGTGTCCCGCCCTGAAGTGCAAGGCCACcgagcagctgctgcagcgcGAGGGCGAGTGCTGTCCCAGTTGTGTGCCCAAAAAGGAGGCCGCCACCGAGTGGTCCACCTCGGCGGCCACCAATGCCTCGGATTTGCTGCAGCAGCGACGTGGCTGCCGCCTGGGCGAGCAGTTCCATCCGGCCGGAGCCAGCTGGCATCCCTTCCTGCCGCCCAATGGCTTCGACACCTGCACCACCTGCAGCTGTGACCCACTGACCCTGGAGATCCGCTGCCCCCGGCTCGTCTGCCCGCCGCTTCAGTGCAGCGAGAAGTTGGCCTACCGGCCGGACAAGAAGGCCTGCTGCAAGGTGTGCCCCGAGGGCAAGCAGAGCAGCTCCGGCGCACACAAGGCCACGCCCAACAATCCCAACGTGCTGCAGGACCAGGCCATGCAGCGATCGCCCAGCCACAGTGCCGAGGAGGTGCTCGCCAACGGCGGCTGCAAGGTGGTCAACAAGGTCTACGAGAACGGCCAGGAGTGGCACCCCATCCTCATGTCCCACGGCGAGCAGAAGTGCATCAAGTGCCGCTGCAAG GACTCCAAGGTGAACTGTGACCGCAAGCGCTGCTCCCGCTCCACGTGCCAGCAGCAGGCGCGAGTGACCAGCAAGCGGCGGCTCTTCGAGAAGCCGGACGCAGTTGCTCCGGCCATCGACGAGTGCTGCTCCACTCAGTGCCGCCGTACGAGGCGCCACCACAAGCGGCAGCCGCACCACCAGCAGCGCTCCTCCAGCTGA